From Rhodobium gokarnense:
TCCCGGGCGAGCGAAGCGAGACCCGGGACCCAATGCCCCTATCGACACGGGCAGCCCTTCCCGGGTCTTGGCATGGCCGATGTCCACGCGATCTTCTCGTTCCAACACGTCCGGCATCCCGTATGGACAAGGGCAATAGGCCCCGGCTCTCCGCTTCGCTGCGGCCGGGGTGACGGCTGAGGTTCTGGCGGACGGGTGGGCATCGCATTAAGCGCTGCGCCTATCGGCAACGCCGGCTGGATTGCCGCGCTCGCTTCGCTCGCTCGCAATGACACTGAGAACATTGAAAAAACCGTCATCGCGAGCGCAGCGAAGCGATCCAGAGCGGCGGTTGCCAAGCACGCTCGCGCCGGAAGATGTGCCAGACGTCGCCACGCGGCGACCAACCCGAATCTCCACGCCAAAGCAAAGGGCGCCAAACCGGCGCCCTTCATCATCGTCGACCCTGTCGCGGCACCCTACCCGCCGATGCGCAGCCAGCTCGGCAGCACCGAGTCGTCCTTGTCCTGCGGAGCGGCCGCGGCAGGCTTTGCGGTCGGCACACTGGGCTCGCCGGAACCTGCCGACGAAACCTCCGCCGGCGGCACGGGAGTGCCGGCCTTCGCCGTCTCGGTCCCGGCCTCTTGCGTCCCCGATTCCGGCGCGGCCGCAGCATCCCCTTCAGCCGGCGTGCCCTTATCCCCGAAAATGCCGCCGAAGAACGAGCCGACGCCGCTCTCGCGTTCCGACCTCAGGGCCATGGTGCTGCCGGGCTTGGGCGCCGGCACGTCGGCCTGCTGCGTCGCACTACCGGCGGCCACCAGGGCACCAGTCGGAGCCGGATCGCGGTCATCCACGGAGCCTGCCTCGGCGATCGCGGCGCCCTCGGACCCCTTCTTGGCGCCCAGCACCTCGGCCAGCATCTTCTGGCGCTTTTCCCATTCTTCCTTGCGCCGCGCCTCTTCTTCCAGCCGGGCGACGATCTCCAGCGTCTTGGCCTCGTCCTTCTTCTGCTTGGAGGCGACCGCGGTCGCCAGGTGCGGCGGCACCGTATAGTCCGGGCAGGCGGCGCGGGCGTTGAAGTGGAGGCTGTCGTTCTCCGAGACCGCATTGAAGACGTAGCGCTTGCCGCAATAGTCGATCTTCGGCGGCTGATGCGCGATCTCGAAGTGGTCGTAGCCCTCCTTCAGCATCAGCCAGAAATCCATGTTCGGATCGTCGTGGTGCTTGGCCAGGTTCTCCGGCGTCATGCGGAACGGCAAGGCCTGCACCTGGAACGCCCGCTGGCCGCCCTTGAACGCATCGCGCGCCAGCGCATAGATCTCCGCGATCTGCGCGTCCTCCATGGCGTAGCAGCCGCGCGAGGAGCAGGCGCCGTGCACCATCAGATGCGAGCCGGTGCGCCCGTGCGCCCGGTCATAGGCGTTCGGAAAGCCGAGATTGAAGGAAAGATAGTAGTCCGAATTGGGGTTCATCTGTGCCGGATAGATCTCGTAGAAGCCCTCCGGCGCCTGCCGGTCGCCTTCCTTGAACTTCGGCCCGAGCTTTCCGGACCAGGCGCAGATCTGGTAGGTCTTGAGGAGCGCGAAGCGGCCGGTCTTCTTCTCCTTCCAGACCTCAAGGGTGTTCTCCTCCTTGAAGATCCGCACAAGGATCGGCGAATAGAGGGACATGTTGAGATCGTTGATCTTGCCCCGCATTTCCGCGCTCAAGGGCTGCAGATGCTTGTTCGAGCCATAGCCGATCTGGTCTGGCTGGCAGGCGGCGAGCACCAGGACGGTCGCTGCCGCAGCAAGAAGACGCAACATTTTGGTCGAAACCATTCCTTCCAGTCCCTGAACCAGAACGGCAAAAGCCGTCCGACCCCCAGGTGCTACCCCAAAGTCGCTACCCTTTGCGCTACCCTGGCGCAATCCTCGCCGACGAGCCTAGGCCCGGCGCGTTGACGCGACGTTAACCGTCACGCCATGCGTAAGGGCCGCCGGCGCCGGTCGGGCGCAGCGGGCATCTTTCATCAAAAGATTCCGGCGTTTCCGTGACTTGTCAAAGCTCGCGGCCGATGCGCAGGAATTTTTCCCGGCGCATGCGCACCAGTTCCTGCTTGCTCTGGCCCTTAAGCGCCCGCAGCGCCGAATGGATCGCCGCACCGGCATCGTCGATGATTTTTTCGTGATCCCGGTGCGCGCCGCCGAGCGGCTCGGCGATGATGTCGTCGATGATGCCGAGCTTCAGGAGATCCTGGGCGGTGATCTTCATATTGCTGGCGGCGTCCTGGGCCCGCGACGAATCCCGCCACAGGATCGAGGCCGCGCCCTCCGGCGAGATCACGCTGTAGATCGAGTGCTCCAGCATCAAGACCCGGTTGGCGGTGGCGATCGCGATCGCCCCGCCCGAGCCGCCCTCGCCGATGACGACGGAAACGTTCGGCACCCCGAGCGCCAGGCACGCCTCGGTCGAGCGGGCGATCGCCTCGGCCTGGCCGCGCTCTTCGGCACCGATGCCGGGATAGGCGCCGGCGGTGTCGACGAAGGTGATGACCGGCAGGTTGAAGCGTTCGGCCAGCTCCATGATCCTGACCGCCTTGCGGTAGCCCTCCGGGCGCACCATGCCGAAATTGTGGTGCAGCCGCGACTTAGTGTCGGATCCCTTTTCCTGGCCGAGAACGGCGACCGGAATGTCCCGGAACTTGCCCATGCCGGCGACGATGGCGTGGTCCTCGGCATATTTGCGGTCGCCGCCGAGCGGCACGAAATCCTTGATCAGCCGGTTGATGTAGTCGACCGCGTGCGGCCGGTCCGGATGCCGGGCGACCTGGGTCTTCTGCCACGGCGTCAGCTTGGCATAGAGGTCGGTCAGCGCCTGCAGCGCCTTCGCCTCCAGCTTGGTGACCTCTTCGGTGGTGTCGACCGAGGCATCGTCCGAGGCGATCGCCCTCAGCTCCTGGACCTTGCCTTCAAGATCGGCGACCGGTTTTTCGAATTCGAGGTAGTTGTGCATACGGAACCATTGTCAGCAGGGAACGGGACGGGAGGCGCAGTCCCCCGGACCTTTCGGGGTTTTCCCACAGGCCCGATTTTGCGGCGCGACACTGGCGCCGGGGCGCAAAACTGTCAAGTCTCACGGACGCCGCGGGGGCCGGCGCGTGTCAGGGATGGGCGAGCGGATGGTGCTCGTTGACCAGCCGTTTCAGCCGCTCGTCGAGCACATGGGTGTAGATCTGGGTGGTCGAAATGTCGGCATGGCCGAGGAGTTGCTGCACGATCCGAAGATCGGCGCCGTTCTGGAGGAGATGGCTGGCAAAGGCATGGCGCAGCACATGGGGCGAAAGGCTCGCCGCGGCAAGGCCGACGCTTACCCCGAAGTCCTTCAAATCGCGGGCGAAGGCCTGCCGGGTGACGTGGCCGCTGCCACCCGAGGAAGAGAACAGCCACGGGCTCGGCCGGTCCTTGCCGAGCTCCTTGCGAAGCGACGCATAGTCCCGCATCGCCTGGCGCGCGGCATTGGACAGCGGCACCAGCCGCTCGCGCCCGCCCTTGCCGCGCACGGTGATGGCGCGGTTGTCGCCGGCAACCGCCGAGGCCGGCAGGCTGACCAGTTCGGAAACGCGCAGGCCCGTCGCGTAGAGCACCTCAAGCAGCGCGTAGAAGCGCTGGCTGCGCAGCCGCTGGGCATCGGTCGTGCCGGTGCCGGCCCGGCTCTTTGCGGCATCGATCAGCCGGCCCACATCGGCCTCCGACAGGATCTTCGGCAACGGCCGCTGCCGCTTCGGGCTGTCGACCTTGCCGGTCGGGTCGTCGCCGCGCAGCCCCTCGCCATAGAGGAAGCGATAGAACTGGCGCAGCGCCGAAAGCCGCCGCGCCTGGGAGCTGGCGGCAAAGCCGCGTTTCGCCAGCGCGTTCATATACGCGCTGACATCGTCGGCGGACGCGCCTTCGAGATCGCTGCCGCGGTCGTTCAGGAATTCGGAGAAATCGGCAAGGTCGCGGCGATAGCCGTCGAGCGTGTTGTCGGCGGCGCCGCGTTCCACGGCCATGACTTCCAGGAAGCTTTCAAGGTGCTGCCAGCCGGCCATGCCCCTTACCTGTTGAACCGGTCATCCGAGATCGGATAGCTCATCTGCCGCGTTGCCGGGTCGACATAGGTGACGAGCGCGAACATCGTCCCGTAGGCGATGGACGCCAGAATGACCAGAACAGCTATATAGCGTGTTAATGTCGGCATGGGAGGCGGGCCGTTGACGGGATACAGCGCAAAAACAGGTCTTCGCCCCTATGTCGACCATGCCGCCGCCAAGTGCAAGGGGCTTGGCGTGCGGGCGAAAGTCTTGACAGTCATGATTTTCATGGGCTCAAACGTCGAGGAAGCGGGCGCCGGCAACCGCCGCGCGTGAGCGGCCAGAACCGAACGGCCAGAGCCGAACGGCCAGAGCCGAGCGACCAGCAACACGATCCGGACCGGAGCATGGGCACCGACGCAACGACAGCACCGCCGAGTACCGAAGCCGCCGCGATCCGCGACGGCCTCGGCGCGCGTTCCGTCGTGCTGGTCGGCATGATGG
This genomic window contains:
- a CDS encoding histidine kinase, with product MPTLTRYIAVLVILASIAYGTMFALVTYVDPATRQMSYPISDDRFNR
- a CDS encoding acetyl-CoA carboxylase carboxyltransferase subunit alpha — its product is MHNYLEFEKPVADLEGKVQELRAIASDDASVDTTEEVTKLEAKALQALTDLYAKLTPWQKTQVARHPDRPHAVDYINRLIKDFVPLGGDRKYAEDHAIVAGMGKFRDIPVAVLGQEKGSDTKSRLHHNFGMVRPEGYRKAVRIMELAERFNLPVITFVDTAGAYPGIGAEERGQAEAIARSTEACLALGVPNVSVVIGEGGSGGAIAIATANRVLMLEHSIYSVISPEGAASILWRDSSRAQDAASNMKITAQDLLKLGIIDDIIAEPLGGAHRDHEKIIDDAGAAIHSALRALKGQSKQELVRMRREKFLRIGREL
- a CDS encoding L,D-transpeptidase family protein translates to MVSTKMLRLLAAAATVLVLAACQPDQIGYGSNKHLQPLSAEMRGKINDLNMSLYSPILVRIFKEENTLEVWKEKKTGRFALLKTYQICAWSGKLGPKFKEGDRQAPEGFYEIYPAQMNPNSDYYLSFNLGFPNAYDRAHGRTGSHLMVHGACSSRGCYAMEDAQIAEIYALARDAFKGGQRAFQVQALPFRMTPENLAKHHDDPNMDFWLMLKEGYDHFEIAHQPPKIDYCGKRYVFNAVSENDSLHFNARAACPDYTVPPHLATAVASKQKKDEAKTLEIVARLEEEARRKEEWEKRQKMLAEVLGAKKGSEGAAIAEAGSVDDRDPAPTGALVAAGSATQQADVPAPKPGSTMALRSERESGVGSFFGGIFGDKGTPAEGDAAAAPESGTQEAGTETAKAGTPVPPAEVSSAGSGEPSVPTAKPAAAAPQDKDDSVLPSWLRIGG
- the xerD gene encoding site-specific tyrosine recombinase XerD, with the protein product MAGWQHLESFLEVMAVERGAADNTLDGYRRDLADFSEFLNDRGSDLEGASADDVSAYMNALAKRGFAASSQARRLSALRQFYRFLYGEGLRGDDPTGKVDSPKRQRPLPKILSEADVGRLIDAAKSRAGTGTTDAQRLRSQRFYALLEVLYATGLRVSELVSLPASAVAGDNRAITVRGKGGRERLVPLSNAARQAMRDYASLRKELGKDRPSPWLFSSSGGSGHVTRQAFARDLKDFGVSVGLAAASLSPHVLRHAFASHLLQNGADLRIVQQLLGHADISTTQIYTHVLDERLKRLVNEHHPLAHP